The Oscillospiraceae bacterium genome has a segment encoding these proteins:
- a CDS encoding metal-sensing transcriptional repressor — protein MQPVCACCAKKKVRDPEEYRRLIHRLNRIEGQIRGIKGMIEKDAYCTDILAQSAAAGAALNAFNRELLSTHIRTCVAEDIKAGKDETLDDLLATLQKLMR, from the coding sequence ATGCAGCCGGTTTGTGCTTGCTGTGCTAAGAAGAAAGTGCGAGACCCGGAGGAGTACCGGCGGCTGATCCATCGACTGAACCGCATTGAGGGCCAAATTCGCGGGATCAAGGGTATGATTGAGAAGGATGCCTACTGCACGGATATTTTGGCCCAGTCCGCAGCAGCCGGTGCGGCGCTGAATGCCTTTAACCGAGAACTGCTGTCCACGCATATTCGCACCTGTGTTGCGGAGGATATTAAGGCCGGCAAGGATGAAACGCTGGACGATTTGCTGGCCACATTGCAAAAATTGATGAGATAG